The Ornithinibacillus sp. 4-3 region GAAGAAATTGGTGGTGATAGCAATGAAGGCTAAAGAAATAAGAGAACTAACCACTGCCGAAATTGAACAAAATGTGAAATCTTTAAAAGAAGAGCTATTCAATTTACGTTTCCAACTTGCAACAGGTCAATTAGAAAACACGGCACGTATTCGTGAAGTTAAGAAGTCCATTGCTCGTATGAAAACAGTTGCGCATCAACGTGAATTAAGCGTAAATAACTGA contains the following coding sequences:
- the rpmC gene encoding 50S ribosomal protein L29, producing the protein MKAKEIRELTTAEIEQNVKSLKEELFNLRFQLATGQLENTARIREVKKSIARMKTVAHQRELSVNN